CATGCTATTGAGAAGAATCCAACACTGTTTGAGACTCTTTTTGTGCACAGTGCTACGAGATTAGATGCTACAGCTATTAAGGATCTCTTGAAGCCAAAGAGTCCACTTTCCTCTGATGAACATCGCCAAATATGGGGTTATCTTTTCCAGTTTATAGATGAATGCAATGAGACAGGTaagaaagatttgatttttttctgggatttcttgtattttttctctgtttttaaaaaagataaaagttaAGTCTGCATATGAACATAGTGGCCCCTCAGGCTGGAGCTTATCCctgtttctgtagcatgaagcgactagcTAGGAGTATTTTTACTCCCCCAAGGGCTCAAACCTGGACCGCTTGACCTGGAGATAAGTGCACTAACCATTAGGTCACTGCACTCCCACACTTTCTTTCTGCATGGGTGTATTCTCCCATCAGATAGGTTTTAAAGAAATGAGTGCAAAATTGGTCCTATTTAGTATCCCTAGGTTGTTTTCGTTGGCTAAGTAAATACgctaaagaaaagtttttatcttATCTCATCTGGTCTCATGTTATATAGTTCAGAAATAAAGTTGGTGTCAAAGACTATATCTCTTTTTTAACCAATAAAACCTAATGACCAAAATgctgtaattttcatttcaaagactTAAGATTGCTATTGTTTGTTAAAATAGAGGAAAACAGAAGTCCAATTTCCTTTGCAGATCTGAAGTCATTCATGCGATTTCTTACTGGCTGTGAGTCCATTCCTGCAGCAGGAATAGAGGGAGGAAAAATCACGGTTTCATTCAACAAGGATGGAACAGTATTTTCATCTGCTTGTTTGCATCAGCTTGAACTACCTGGACGAGCTGATTCATACTCAGAGTTCCAAACAACGCTGAAATCTGTTATTGATGACTCATTTTGTTGGAAGTCTTTTAATTCCATTTAAGTTATAGAAGATCATTAATGTGTCAGTTCTTGTTCCTAACTCCAATCGAAGtactttatttcacatttaatcTTGTTACAACTATCTTGCTTGTTATTCTTAACATGACAGTGGCCTGCGTGTTTACATACCAATATTAAACGTTTGTACATTAGTGCTTAAACGCATGCTCATAGAACAAATTTGTGTCAAATTCTCACAAATTTCCCATTCACTTACATGTGCagatgtttattttctttgaaaaagaaacattagTTCAGATATTTCTTTGTCGAATTGTTCTTATAACTTCAAGGACCCTGATAAATATGTCAATGCCATAGCTTTCTGATTCGGTCTGTGGATTAACAAATTGAGCAAATTCTGCAAACTAACTTCCACTGAGCCATGTTCTTCCAGTGAAGCCGGTCCCTCTGGATCATTGCCATAATATTCCAGGTCAGAGGGCGTTGGCTCATTCATGCAGGATCCACATAGTGGCGGTTAATCATACCATTCACCCACAATCTATTTGGTGACCAGTTGTGTTCAGTTCTCACTGGTCGTAAATTTGATGCGCTGCAAAATTCACTTAGGGCTAGCTTAATTCGTGGCGCAAATATAAAGTGCAATACAAACATTTCAATGTCATTGCTGGTATGTAAGTATCCTCCTTCCTCTAGCGCGTAAAAAACACCATAAAAGAGAGAACATACGCACCTAAATACATCCCTCCAGAGACGTTCTATTCGTTGATTACGGGTAGAGGGCCCAGCTATAAAGCTTCCTCTCCCCTCACCTCTCTCTTGGGTCATGAACTGGgcaaccaaaacattttcaccaCCGTGATCTCCCCGTACACGAGATGGTAAACCGTACTGGCTAATGGCATCCTCAAAATAAGACATAACAGTATCTGATCGGTTGTTTGTGGAACACCTAAGAAAAGTAATAATTCTTGAGAAACCGTCTATACAACCATGAATTACAAAGCCCCACCGTATAAGGCTGTGGTGTCCATCTATATGCCATAACGAATTACGCCACGGTACACTGTAAACTCTACGCGTTATTACCACTGCCCATCGCAAAGCAGTGTTTTCGGGATCCACTCTATTAATGGCAGCGCGCACTCGATCCCGTTGCACAAGGTACCCTAAGGACCGCACGTACCCAATAATATAGGATTGACCGGTAGTTACCCCGTGGCGTGAGGTATACCCTCTTATTATGGTGTCTAGCTGATAGTCACTAATGTCAGACCATCTTCCGCAGTGTAATCCATACTCTACCACTCTCCGTCGAATGGTCCATCTGGAAACTTGCAGCATGCGAGCTACTTGCATCCATGTGCAACCTAGAACTCTCAGGTTTTCCAAAAGTTCCTGCGCAATTTCAAACTTTGGCCTTCCCACTCCACTCACAGCGGCAGAACGTGGACCCAAATCGGCTATACTAGTGGTTCTTCTTCCTATTTCAGCCATTCTATTCCACCAATACAAGTGGATTTCAGAAAAGCATGAACAGAGTTCTTGGAGCTGATCAGTGCAAGGTAAGCTTAAATTTGCGACACCGTCAGAAACACTTCTGAGAACTGATACCGTGATGTCCAACTGGTTAAACAAAATTGCTGCTGAGGGAAAATCCAAGTTAATATTCAAACTATAGTTCTCGCAAATGTCGAGTAGATTAACAAGACCCGAGAAAAACTCTTCCCACGAGGAATCGCTTACGGTCGCCATGTTTATGGACAAGGAGCTTTGTGACCATACCATGAATGCCTGGTGACCATGCCTCCTGGAGTCACGTGAAATTCTCTttttattgaatgaaaatatatttttatcgaATGAAAATATTCCATTGAATGGCAATATATTTTATCGAATGAAAACATTATCTCAGATTATAtcaagtgaaaattatttttattgaatgaaaatattttttgtatcaaataaaaatatattttatcgaatggaaatatatattttatcgaataaaaatattttatcgaatgaaaatatatttttatcgcataagaatatttttatcgaatgaaaatatatttttattgaatgaaaataatttttatcgaatgcaaatatatttttatcgaatgcaaataatttttatcgAATTTTGCTACATTTCGGCAACCATAAAATACCCCTAAAATAGCGGGGAAAAGCAAACAAGCGGCcatgttttgattcatttcaaTGCTTTTTCCAACTTGAACAATTAATGATCTAAGCaattcttaaaataaaagtGTGTGATGTTTACATTTTAGATGAAGAATTTGCCCTTGAAATACGGCAATCCGGCGTGCATGGGAAGTTCACGTTGAAGAGACTTGACCTGGCCGCTAGGGCCTAGGGACTATCATAACCGCTGACCGGCTCAAGGGAGTCCGCCATTTGGTGTTTACATTCTTGTTACGTTCGAGGAAATATGTATTTCTCTATCTACGTTGGATCGGAACTCTACTTACCGCTTTATTATTGTAAGTTAGCCATCTTACATTGCATATCATCTCTAGGTATATGCATCGTTTTTATTGTGAGCTTATAAGGACTGTATTTTAGTATAGTTCGGTTGTTATTTGTATCGTAGGACTCGTTCAAACCGTGTCAAGCAACGAGGAGTGTATTTCTTCAGACGTGACACGTGCCAGAATATATCGTAATACAGAGTCcgtttgtttttaagtctccCTAACGCAAGGAAAACTTCGAGAAGATCTTTACAATTATCTTGAAAAACCATTTTCATGTTTCATAGTTTTATCTTATCTAAAAATCATACGGGAAGCCCGGCCgctttttattttatatttttgtcattgCACCGCAACATTTAGGCGCTTTTATACTGCCTCAGTTACAGATGAAAAAGTAAGTAAAGTACTTATTTGTTTGCAGTAAAAGCAAAGTAATGATCAAGTATatcgaaaataaaaatttaattttgttttcagacGGCATTATTTTGGTAACGCGCTGACACGCACCTGACACCGACATTTTCCATGCATAACCATACCAGCAGACATTCCAGTTTTATCTTATCTAAAAATCATACGGGAAACCCGGCcgctttttattttatttttttcgttgcACCGCAACTTTTAGGCCCTTTTAACCGCCTCGGTTACGAtgaaaaagtaagaaaagtaaatatttgtttgcagtaaaagcaaagtaatcatcaagtataaataaaaatttgattttgttttccgACGGCATTATTACagggatacctgtggtagcccagtcataaaatgcctttgtttttttgtcgtcttttttttttttttcctccgcaacaaaatggaaaaattgcgcaatagtacccagaggtcattgggccctcaacaccatgacaactaactgtgatccaatgaggttttcacatgctgatcacgcgtgttatccctcaacaccatgacaactaactgtgatccaatgaggtgttcacatgctgatcacgcgtgttatcttgatgatgattgacgttgtcatacacagacagggccgggtcacatgaggaacacgagattttgctaataaaactctttggtcagttgttttgcatttcaacgtatttggattgcgatctcctggagcattatggcgcaaacgcgcaaaatacttacagacgcatatacaagtcgtataaatcg
This region of Pocillopora verrucosa isolate sample1 chromosome 3, ASM3666991v2, whole genome shotgun sequence genomic DNA includes:
- the LOC131786578 gene encoding uncharacterized protein; amino-acid sequence: MATVSDSSWEEFFSGLVNLLDICENYSLNINLDFPSAAILFNQLDITVSVLRSVSDGVANLSLPCTDQLQELCSCFSEIHLYWWNRMAEIGRRTTSIADLGPRSAAVSGVGRPKFEIAQELLENLRVLGCTWMQVARMLQVSRWTIRRRVVEYGLHCGRWSDISDYQLDTIIRGYTSRHGVTTGQSYIIGYVRSLGYLVQRDRVRAAINRVDPENTALRWAVVITRRVYSVPWRNSLWHIDGHHSLIRWGFVIHGCIDGFSRIITFLRCSTNNRSDTVMSYFEDAISQYGLPSRVRGDHGGENVLVAQFMTQERGEGRGSFIAGPSTRNQRIERLWRDVFRCVCSLFYGVFYALEEGGYLHTSNDIEMFVLHFIFAPRIKLALSEFCSASNLRPVRTEHNWSPNRLWVNGMINRHYVDPA